A portion of the Halopelagius inordinatus genome contains these proteins:
- a CDS encoding universal stress protein — MTERDWTVLVPLEVLEGQTIPDTVVELLSPFSVVLLGYHILPEQTAPGQARIQFEEKAQSLLDELAAEFRETGGSCETRLVFTHDEEQTLDRVADEAGCTAILVPNPTTRVERVLVPVGDDVNVARVAAFVAAMADGRDVELTLYHVADDEEAEPAGRSIVEDAAARLRENGLASDAVRTEVVVSKTPVRAIADAADDHDVVVMGESEPSLRSFLFGEISDQVAARSLGPVIVVRRRRDSAAPE; from the coding sequence ATGACCGAACGCGATTGGACGGTTCTCGTGCCGCTGGAAGTGCTCGAAGGCCAGACGATTCCCGACACCGTCGTCGAGTTGCTGTCCCCGTTCTCCGTGGTCCTCCTCGGCTACCACATTCTCCCAGAACAGACCGCGCCGGGACAAGCGCGGATACAGTTCGAAGAGAAAGCGCAGTCGCTCCTCGACGAGTTGGCCGCCGAGTTCCGCGAGACGGGTGGGTCCTGTGAGACCCGTCTCGTCTTCACGCACGACGAGGAACAGACGCTGGACCGGGTGGCCGACGAGGCGGGGTGTACGGCGATTCTCGTCCCGAACCCGACGACTCGGGTCGAACGAGTGCTCGTCCCGGTCGGAGACGACGTGAACGTCGCCCGCGTCGCGGCGTTCGTGGCCGCGATGGCCGACGGCCGCGACGTCGAACTGACGCTCTATCACGTCGCCGACGACGAGGAGGCCGAACCCGCGGGTCGGTCGATAGTCGAGGACGCGGCGGCGCGACTGCGCGAGAACGGACTCGCCTCCGACGCAGTCCGGACGGAAGTCGTCGTCTCCAAGACGCCGGTCAGAGCCATCGCGGACGCGGCCGACGACCACGACGTCGTCGTCATGGGCGAGAGCGAACCGTCTCTGCGGTCATTTCTCTTCGGCGAGATATCCGACCAAGTCGCCGCCCGGTCGCTCGGACCGGTCATCGTCGTCCGACGCAGGCGGGACTCGGCCGCGCCGGAGTGA
- a CDS encoding type 1 glutamine amidotransferase domain-containing protein gives MSEALDDTNVAILLAPEGTEEVEFTRPRQAVEDAGANVDAVGPETGEVQTVESDLNEAGTYEVEKAVSEVSADDYDAVLVPGGTVGADTLRGDEETVSFVREFFDAEKPVGAICHGPWVLVEADADDRTGSGDAVEGRTLTSYPTLRTDIRNAGGEWVDEEVVTDDGVVTSRNPDDLDAYCERVVEVFGGDAE, from the coding sequence ATGTCCGAAGCACTCGACGACACGAACGTGGCGATACTTCTCGCGCCGGAAGGGACAGAAGAGGTCGAGTTCACCCGGCCGCGACAGGCAGTCGAGGACGCCGGAGCGAACGTGGACGCGGTCGGTCCGGAGACGGGCGAGGTCCAGACCGTCGAGAGCGACCTCAACGAGGCTGGGACGTACGAGGTAGAGAAGGCCGTCTCGGAGGTGTCGGCCGACGACTACGACGCCGTTCTCGTCCCGGGCGGGACCGTCGGAGCGGACACACTCCGCGGCGACGAGGAGACGGTATCGTTCGTCCGCGAGTTCTTCGACGCGGAGAAACCCGTCGGTGCCATCTGTCACGGCCCGTGGGTACTCGTCGAAGCGGACGCCGACGACCGGACCGGTTCCGGTGACGCCGTAGAGGGCCGAACCCTGACCTCCTACCCGACTCTCCGGACCGACATCCGCAACGCGGGCGGCGAGTGGGTGGACGAGGAAGTCGTCACCGACGACGGGGTGGTGACGAGTCGAAACCCCGACGACCTCGACGCGTACTGCGAACGGGTCGTCGAGGTGTTCGGCGGCGACGCGGAGTAG
- a CDS encoding HPP family protein codes for MDRRRVGTSLYAGFLFGVLGFVAWISGQPFIFPSLGPSAFVLAFERHGGRNRTYRMVGAHLVGGVAGLLAHELLAPGVAFAAASPDLSAEGLRLAASGVLSLVLTSWGMIATDMKHPPACATTLIVSLGLLSEPVEVAIIVASTAILVETHTNVLRLFERVVGGLSRPTTAGEEAESTE; via the coding sequence ATGGACAGACGACGGGTGGGGACGAGCCTGTACGCGGGTTTTCTGTTCGGCGTCCTCGGCTTCGTCGCGTGGATAAGCGGCCAACCCTTCATCTTCCCCAGTCTCGGACCCTCGGCGTTCGTCCTCGCCTTCGAACGTCACGGCGGCCGGAACCGGACCTATCGGATGGTCGGAGCGCACCTCGTCGGCGGAGTCGCCGGGCTACTCGCGCACGAACTGCTCGCCCCGGGCGTCGCGTTCGCCGCCGCCTCGCCGGACCTCTCCGCGGAGGGTCTCCGACTCGCCGCCAGCGGGGTTCTCTCTCTCGTCCTCACGAGTTGGGGAATGATAGCGACCGACATGAAGCATCCGCCGGCCTGCGCGACGACGCTCATCGTCTCGCTCGGACTGCTCTCGGAACCCGTCGAAGTCGCGATAATCGTCGCGAGCACGGCTATCCTCGTCGAGACGCACACGAACGTGCTGCGCCTGTTCGAGAGGGTGGTCGGCGGTCTCTCCCGACCGACGACGGCGGGTGAAGAGGCCGAATCGACCGAGTGA
- a CDS encoding sodium:calcium antiporter: MNALLGYLLLAVASTGVIWKGSELLERAAERLSKHYGLPVAVHGAVVVAIGSSFPELSSVVLSTLIHGEFSLGVGAIVGSAIFNLLVIPAAAALASEQLETTRDIVHKDAQFYIISVLVLFITFALGATYVPGGTNAEAILTPTLVLMPLATYAIYVFLQYQDTRDHAAKPIEVNVPRELGTLAVSLLLITIGVEGIVRAALGFGEIFGTPSFLWGLTVIAAATSLPDAFVSVRAARVDDSVTSLTNVLGSNTFNLLVAIPVGVLISGPTTVSFLAAVPMMGFLAFATLVFVIVTRTHLELTDPEAYGLLALYLLFLAWMTLETFGVVETVRGI, from the coding sequence GTGAACGCTCTCTTGGGCTATCTCCTGCTGGCCGTCGCGTCGACCGGAGTCATCTGGAAGGGGAGCGAACTCCTCGAACGCGCCGCGGAACGCCTCAGCAAACACTACGGCCTCCCGGTGGCCGTCCACGGCGCAGTCGTCGTCGCCATCGGATCGAGTTTCCCCGAACTCAGTTCGGTCGTCCTCAGCACCCTGATCCACGGGGAGTTCTCCCTCGGCGTCGGAGCCATCGTCGGCAGCGCCATCTTCAACCTCCTCGTCATCCCGGCCGCCGCCGCACTCGCGAGCGAGCAGTTGGAGACGACGCGCGACATCGTCCACAAGGACGCGCAGTTCTACATCATAAGCGTCCTCGTCCTGTTCATCACGTTCGCTCTCGGCGCGACGTACGTCCCCGGCGGGACGAACGCGGAGGCCATCCTCACCCCGACGCTCGTGTTGATGCCTCTGGCCACCTACGCCATCTACGTCTTCCTCCAGTATCAGGACACCCGCGACCACGCGGCGAAACCCATCGAGGTGAACGTCCCCCGCGAACTGGGGACGCTCGCCGTCTCGCTTCTTCTCATCACCATCGGCGTCGAGGGAATCGTCCGCGCCGCCCTCGGCTTCGGCGAGATATTCGGCACGCCCAGTTTCCTGTGGGGGTTGACCGTCATCGCCGCCGCGACGAGTCTCCCCGACGCGTTCGTCAGCGTGCGCGCGGCGCGAGTCGACGACAGCGTCACCAGCCTCACGAACGTTCTCGGGAGCAACACGTTCAACCTCCTCGTGGCCATCCCCGTCGGCGTCCTCATCTCGGGGCCGACGACGGTCAGTTTCCTCGCCGCCGTCCCGATGATGGGCTTTCTCGCGTTCGCGACGCTCGTGTTCGTCATCGTCACCCGCACGCATCTCGAACTCACGGACCCCGAAGCCTACGGCCTGCTCGCCCTGTATCTGCTGTTTCTCGCGTGGATGACGCTCGAAACGTTCGGCGTCGTCGAGACGGTGCGAGGGATTTGA
- a CDS encoding haloacid dehalogenase type II encodes MSFDPDAVETIAFDSYGTIVDVTAVEEPLSEYVDSPEAVSKLWRNRSLLYAMVGNAIEEYDSFYEMNRHALRYALRTQGIDLSEDEREEILSTYQDLPVFDDVHEGMERLREAGYDLYVVSNGSEEMLDSMVEHADLGDVIEATVSADEIEQFKPDAGLYEHAADRVGTPIEEICFVAAGWWDVPGAIHAGMQGVWVNRQDALWGPYETDPHLTVESFVEFADELGV; translated from the coding sequence ATGTCTTTCGACCCCGACGCAGTCGAGACTATCGCGTTCGATTCGTACGGCACCATCGTCGACGTGACGGCCGTAGAGGAACCGCTCTCGGAGTACGTCGACTCGCCCGAAGCGGTCTCGAAACTCTGGCGGAATCGGTCGCTTCTGTACGCGATGGTCGGCAACGCAATCGAGGAGTACGACTCGTTCTACGAGATGAACCGGCACGCGCTACGGTACGCCCTCCGGACGCAGGGCATCGACCTCTCGGAGGACGAACGCGAAGAGATCCTCTCGACGTATCAGGACCTGCCGGTGTTCGACGACGTCCACGAGGGGATGGAACGGTTGCGGGAGGCGGGGTACGACCTCTACGTGGTCTCGAACGGCAGCGAGGAGATGCTCGACTCGATGGTCGAACACGCCGACCTCGGCGACGTCATCGAAGCGACGGTCAGCGCAGACGAGATTGAGCAGTTCAAACCTGACGCGGGACTGTACGAACACGCCGCCGACAGAGTCGGAACGCCGATAGAAGAGATCTGTTTCGTCGCCGCGGGGTGGTGGGACGTTCCGGGTGCGATTCACGCCGGGATGCAGGGCGTCTGGGTGAACCGTCAGGACGCACTCTGGGGGCCGTACGAGACCGACCCTCACCTCACCGTCGAGTCGTTCGTCGAGTTCGCCGACGAACTCGGGGTCTGA
- a CDS encoding APC family permease codes for MAGVSDETGGGSDQTANRDGETPVVERPETADEATVHDEGTELERTIGVTGGIAIGVGTMVGAGIFVFPGIAAGQAGPAAAGSFAIGAVIALLVALPASELATAMPRSGGGYYFISRGIGSLFGAIVGLSLWFGLVFASAFYLVGFGFYAEAVLARAGVSFGGFDVVVPLALLFGVFLTALNVTGTENAAKLQNGVVAILLAIIVGFLTFGGLSALGVVGDPEPIGEPFLSQGVVSVLTTAALVFTSYLGFAQVATVAGEIKQPGKNLPLAMVGSVLIVGVLYVATIFVATSAFGSERLASLGETAMVTVAESFMGPLGAFLILIGGLLATVSSANASILSTSRAIYAVSKDALLPRAASRINLTYGTPHVALGMAGGPILALVLLGEVDVLAEVASFLHLVMYGLMCVALIALRRDEPEWYDPDFRVPGYPVVPVLGALASFALIGFMQRTSQLIGLAIMLVSAGWYLYYARDVKLKGVL; via the coding sequence ATGGCCGGTGTCTCCGACGAGACGGGCGGCGGTTCGGACCAGACCGCGAACCGCGACGGCGAAACACCGGTCGTAGAGCGACCGGAGACGGCCGACGAGGCGACCGTCCACGATGAGGGGACGGAACTCGAACGGACCATCGGCGTGACCGGCGGCATCGCCATCGGCGTCGGGACGATGGTCGGAGCGGGCATCTTCGTGTTCCCCGGCATCGCGGCGGGGCAGGCCGGACCCGCCGCGGCGGGGTCGTTCGCCATCGGAGCCGTCATCGCGCTTCTCGTCGCCTTACCGGCGTCCGAACTGGCGACGGCGATGCCCCGAAGCGGCGGCGGATACTACTTCATCTCGCGGGGGATAGGGTCGCTCTTCGGCGCTATCGTCGGCCTCTCGCTTTGGTTCGGGTTGGTGTTCGCCTCGGCGTTCTACCTCGTCGGGTTCGGCTTCTACGCGGAGGCCGTCCTGGCGCGGGCGGGCGTCTCGTTCGGCGGGTTCGACGTCGTCGTGCCGTTGGCGCTTCTCTTCGGCGTCTTCTTGACAGCGCTGAACGTCACCGGGACGGAGAACGCGGCGAAACTTCAAAACGGCGTGGTCGCGATTCTCCTGGCTATCATCGTCGGCTTTCTCACCTTCGGCGGTCTCTCTGCGCTCGGAGTCGTCGGCGACCCCGAACCCATCGGCGAACCGTTCCTGTCGCAGGGTGTCGTCTCGGTGTTGACCACCGCCGCGTTGGTGTTCACGTCGTATCTGGGCTTCGCGCAGGTGGCCACCGTCGCCGGCGAAATCAAACAGCCGGGGAAGAATCTCCCCCTCGCGATGGTCGGGTCGGTGCTCATCGTCGGCGTGCTCTACGTGGCGACGATTTTCGTGGCGACGAGCGCGTTCGGCAGCGAGCGACTCGCTTCGCTCGGTGAGACGGCGATGGTGACTGTCGCTGAGAGCTTCATGGGGCCGCTCGGTGCGTTTCTCATCCTCATCGGCGGGCTACTCGCGACGGTGTCGAGCGCGAACGCGTCGATTCTCAGCACCTCGCGGGCGATATACGCGGTGAGTAAAGACGCGCTCTTGCCGCGCGCTGCGAGTCGAATAAACCTGACGTACGGCACCCCGCACGTCGCACTCGGGATGGCCGGCGGTCCGATTCTCGCGCTCGTCCTGTTGGGTGAGGTGGACGTGCTCGCGGAAGTCGCCTCGTTTCTCCACCTCGTGATGTACGGGCTGATGTGCGTCGCGCTGATCGCACTCCGCCGGGACGAACCGGAGTGGTACGACCCCGACTTCCGCGTCCCGGGCTACCCCGTCGTTCCGGTGTTGGGCGCGCTCGCGAGTTTCGCGCTGATCGGATTCATGCAACGCACCTCCCAACTCATCGGTCTCGCCATCATGCTCGTCTCCGCGGGCTGGTACCTCTATTACGCTCGCGACGTGAAACTCAAAGGGGTGCTCTAA